In a single window of the Gossypium hirsutum isolate 1008001.06 chromosome A13, Gossypium_hirsutum_v2.1, whole genome shotgun sequence genome:
- the LOC107893736 gene encoding serine/threonine-protein kinase haspin homolog codes for MDGKAKARSGGEVDLWSEIIGASDQPSTNAPLIQPVYQRRRRTSHPTPSDSDHPLLLQPTNSNRLSFAAANNKRVSWNRSLSIRGRISIAVAPCLANQPQQKQPRRRGKPPVPKGKAAEQSSFDKERAYFQEVDAFELLEESPSPKHFGTWATGNQTVTDPIPLVSTRLEKWLFSKKINFSCGPSTTLSKILETPAAPMDPIYTSGLDLSSVKTPEKFSPVSLIGADQGCEDINAAIKKLSLASKSTSSHLDRIDPFTALLGICEQPKPMKFLDLFSKYCAPESIAKIGEGTYGEAFRAGNTVCKIVPFDGDFPVNGELQKKSEELLEEAVLSQVLNSLREFEKNDSNACTTFIETIDLKVCQGSYDAALIRAWEKWDEKNGSENDHPKEFPEKQRYLVFVLQHGGKDLESFVLENFDETRSLLVQVTAALAVAEAAYEFEHRDLHWGNLLLSRNGSVTVKFILEGKQISFRTYGLSVSIIDFTLSRINTGENILFLDLSQDPYLFKGPKGDKQSETYRKMKEVTEDHWEGSFPRTNVLWLVYLVDILLLKKTYVRCSKNERDMRSLKKRLDKYDSAKEAILDPFFEDLFVNN; via the exons ATGGATGGCAAAGCAAAAGCAAGATCGGGCGGAGAGGTCGATCTTTGGTCAGAGATCATAGGAGCATCGGATCAACCATCCACAAACGCACCCTTAATCCAACCCGTTTATCAGAGAAGAAGACGAACATCTCACCCCACCCCCTCTGACTCAGACCACCCCCTGCTTCTGCAACCCACTAACAGCAATCGCCTCAGTTTCGCTGCTGCTAACAACAAGCGGGTCAGTTGGAATCGCTCACTTTCCATCAG AGGGAGGATAAGCATTGCTGTTGCTCCTTGCTTGGCGAATCAACCACAACAAAAGCAGCCCAGGAGAAGGGGGAAACCGCCTGTTCCTAAA GGCAAGGCTGCAGAACAATCAAGCTTCGATAAGGAGAGAGCATATTTTCAAGAGGTTGATGCCTTTGAGTTATTGGAGGAAAGCCCATCACCAAAACACTTTGGGACATGGGCAACAGGCAATCAAACTGTCACTGATCCTATACCACTTGTTTCAACCAGATTAGAGAAGTGGCTCTTTTCAAAGAAGATAAACTTCAGTTGCGGGCCTTCTACCACCTTGTCCAAAATATTAGAAACTCCTGCTGCTCCAATGGATCCCATATATACTAGTGGTTTGGATTTATCAAGTGTAAAAACTCCCGAAAAGTTCAGTCCAGTATCCTTGATTGGTGCTGACCAAGGTTGTGAAGATATAAATGCTGCCATTAAGAAGCTTTCCTTGGCGTCTAAATCAACATCATCACATCTTGATCGTATTGATCCATTTACTGCTTTGCTGGGAATTTGTGAACAGCCAAAACCAATGAAGTTCCTTGATCTTTTCTCTAAGTATTG TGCTCCAGAAAGTATTGCCAAAATTGGTGAAGGTACTTATGGAGAAGCCTTCAGGGCAGGCAATACCGTTTGCAAAATAGTTCCATTTGATGGGGATTTTCCAGTAAATGGAGAACTGCAAAAG AAATCGGAAGAATTGCTTGAGGAGGCTGTGCTCTCACAAGTTCTTAACAGTTTACGAGAATTTGAGAAGAATGATAGTAATGCTTGCACGACCTTCATAGAAACAATTGA TTTAAAGGTTTGCCAAGGTTCTTATGATGCGGCATTGATTAGAGCCTGGGAAAAATGGGATGAAAAGAATGGCTCAGAAAATGATCATCCCAAGGAGTTCCCGGAGAAGCAG CGCTATCTCGTCTTTGTTCTACAACATGGTGGTAAAGATCTTGAAAGCTTTGTActtgagaattttgatgaaaCACGAAGTTTATTGGTTCAG GTTACAGCTGCCCTAGCTGTGGCTGAAGCTGCATATGAGTTTGAACACCGTGACTTGCACTG gGGAAACTTACTTTTGAGCCGAAATGGTTCTGTCACTGTGAAGTTTATTCTTGAGGGCAAGCAAATATCCTTTAGGACATATGGGTTATCGGTGTCAATAATTGATTTTACACTATCGAGAATAAACACTG GAGAAAACATACTCTTTTTGGATCTTTCACAGGATCCTTATCTTTTCAAAGGTCCAAAAGGAGATAAACAA TCAGAAACATATAGAAAAATGAAGGAGGTTACAGAAGATCATTGGGAAGGAAG TTTCCCCAGAACAAATGTGTTATGGTTGGTATATTTGGTGGATATACTGCTGCTGAAGAAAACATAT GTACGTTGTTCAAAGAATGAGAGGGACATGCGGTCTTTGAAAAAGCGTCTGGACAAATATGATTCCGCTAAGGAAGCAATTTTGGATCCCTTCTTCGAGGATTTGTTTGTGAATAATTAA